From Oncorhynchus mykiss isolate Arlee chromosome 6, USDA_OmykA_1.1, whole genome shotgun sequence, the proteins below share one genomic window:
- the LOC110525947 gene encoding E3 ubiquitin-protein ligase RNF165 isoform X1, whose product MVLVHVGYLVLPVFGSVRNRGSLFNRQQHSHATSCRHFQLGPHAPLPIDFPMPHPGQPQSGINPHLAPSGHQHPPQLHSPLNPLPPTPQFQDLLVPPFLPQALHQQYLLQQQILEAQNRRIMPPSSRRTPERMPHQSHRLRLGYEFVPALHVPPQPVGQQPRYLAEGTDWDLSVDAGLPPHQYHIRPLPQHFQHYLTSPRMHHFPRNSTSTQVVVHEIRNYPYPQLHLLALQGLNPSRHASAVRESYEELLQLEDRLGSVNRGAIQTTIERFTFPHKYKKRIPQDLKLGLEDEELDTDEKCTICLSMLEDGEDVRRLPCMHLFHQACVDQWLATSRKCPICRVDIETQLTPDS is encoded by the exons ATGGTTTTAGTGCATGTCGGATATCTGGTTCTTCCTGTATTTGGCTCAGTAAGAAATAGAG GATCCCTCTTTAACCGGCAGCAGCATAGCCATGCTACCTCTTGCCGGCACTTCCAGCTAGGCCCCCATGCCCCGCTGCCCATTGACTTCCCCATGCCCCACCCAGGTCAGCCCCAGTCGGGCATAAACCCCCACCTGGCTCCCTCTGGCCACCAGCATCCTCCCCAGCTCCACTCGCCCCTCAACCCCTTACCCCCCACACCCCAGTTCCAGGACCTCTTGGTCCCCCCTTTCCTACCTCAGGCCTTACACCAGCAATACCTCCTCCAACAGCAGATCCTAGAAGCCCAGAACCGCCGCATCATGCCACCTTCAAG CAGACGCACCCCAGAGAGAATGCCCCACCAGTCCCACAGACTGCGGCTGGGGTACGAGTTTGTTCCTGCCCTCCATGTCCCCCCACAGCCTGTTGGCCAGCAGCCTCGCTACCTGGCCGAAGGCACAGACTG GGACCTGAGTGTGGACGCGGGGCTGCCCCCCCACCAGTACCACATCCGCCCACTGCCCCAGCACTTTCAACACTACCTGACCTCTCCCCGGATGCATCACTTCCCCAGGAACAGCACCTCCACCCAAGTG GTTGTCCATGAGATCAGAAACTACCCGTATCCTCAGTTACACCTGCTGGCCCTGCAGGGCCTCAACCCCTCCCGCCATGCATCCGCTGTGAGAGAGAGCTACGAG GAGCTACTGCAGCTGGAGGACAGGTTGGGCAGTGTGAACCGAGGGGCCATCCAGACCACTATTGAAAGGTTCACCTTCCCTCACAAATACAAGAAG AGAATACCCCAGGACCTGAAGCTAGGGCTGGAGGACGAGGAACTGGATACAGATGAGAAGTGTACTATCTGTCTATCAATgctggaggatggagaggatgtcAG GAGATTACCCTGCATGCACCTCTTCCACCAGGCGTGTGTTGACCAATGGCTGGCCACCAGTAGGAAATGCCCCATATGCCGCGTGGACATTGAGACACAGTTGACACCAGACAGCTGA
- the LOC110525946 gene encoding ATP synthase subunit alpha, mitochondrial — MLSVRVAAALARSLPRRAGFVSKNVAAACVGVNHLHTHRPCLAAKTGTAEVSSILEEKILGADTSADLEETGRVLSIGDGIARVYGLRNVQAEEMVEFSSGLKGMSLNLEPDNVGVVVFGNDKLIKEGDIVKRTGAIVDVPVGVELLGRVVDALGNAIDGKGPLGSSIRRRVGLKAPGIIPRISVKEPMQTGIKAVDSLVPIGRGQRELIIGDRQTGKTAIAIDTIINQKRFNEGQDEKKKLYCIYVAIGQKRSTVAQLVKRLTDADAMKYTIVVSATASDAAPLQYLAPYSGCSMGEFFRDNGKHGLIIYDDLSKQAVAYRQMSLLLRRPPGREAYPGDVFYLHSRLLERAAKMHDNFGGGSLTALPVIETQAGDVSAYIPTNVISITDGQIFLETELFYKGIRPAINVGLSVSRVGSAAQTKAMKQVAGTMKLELAQYREVAAFAQFGSDLDAATQQLLNRGVRLTELLKQGQYCPMAIEEQVTVIYAGVRGHLDKMDPSKITRFEKAFLVHVLSQHQDLLTTIRTDGMISPTADAKLKEIVLTFLSSFE; from the exons ATGTTATCTGTGCGAGTTGCAGCGGCTCTGGCCAGGAGCCTGCCCAGACGTGCTGGATTT GTGTCCAAGAATGTTGCCGCCGCCTGCGTAGGAGTGaatcacctccacacacacagaccatgtCTTGCTGCGAAGACCG GCACTGCCGAGGTGTCCTCCATCCTGGAGGAGAAGATCCTGGGTGCTGACACCAGTGctgatctggaagagactggtcgtgTGCTGTCCATTGGTGACGGTATCGCCAGAGTGTATGGTCTCAGGAATGTTCAGGCTGAGGAGATGGTGGAGTTCTCCTCTGGGCTCAAG GGTATGTCTCTGAACTTGGAGCCTGACAATGTTGGTGTTGTGGTGTTTGGTAATGACAAGCTGATCAAAGAGGGTGACATTGTGAAGAGGACTGGTGCCATCGTGGACGTACCAGTGGGTGTGGAGCTGCTGGGTCGTGTGGTGGACGCTCTGGGCAATGCCATCGACGGGAAG GGTCCTCTTGGGTCGAGCATCCGTAGGCGTGTGGGTCTGAAGGCCCCTGGCATCATCCCCCGTATCTCTGTGAAGGAGCCCATGCAGACGGGTATCAAGGCCGTGGACAGCCTGGTGCCCATTGGCCGTGGCCAGCGTGAGCTGATCATCGGTGACCGGCAGACTGG CAAAACTGCTATTGCCATTGACACCATTATCAACCAGAAGCGTTTCAACGAAGGCCAAGATGAGAAGAAGAAGCTGTACTGTATCTACGTTGCCATTGGTCAGAAGAGATCCACTGTGGCCCAGCTGGTGAAGAGGCTGACTGACGCTGATGCTATGAAATACACCATTGTGGTGTCTGCTACAGCCTCTGATGCTGCTCCCCTGCAGTACCTGGCCCCATATTCTGGCTGCTCCATGGGAGAGTTCTTCAGAGACAACGGCAAGCACGGCCTCATCATCTATGATGATTTGTCCAAGCAG GCTGTAGCCTACCGTCAGATGTCCCTGCTGCTGCGTCGTCCCCCTGGTCGCGAGGCCTACCCCGGTGACGTGTTCTACCTACACTCCCGTCTGCTGGAAAGAGCTGCCAAGATGCACGACAACTTCGGAGGCGGCTCCCTGACCGCTCTGCCCGTCATTGAGACCCAGGCTGGAGACGTGTCTGCCTACATCCCTACCAACGTCATCTCCATCACTGACGGGCAG ATCTTCTTGGAGACTGAGTTGTTCTACAAAGGTATCCGCCCAGCCAtcaatgtgggtctgtctgtgtcCAGAGTCGGATCGGCTGCCCAGACCAAGGCCATGAAGCAG GTGGCTGGTACCATGAAGCTAGAGTTGGCCCAGTACCGTGAGGTGGCTGCCTTTGCCCAGTTCGGCTCTGACCTGGACGCTGCCACCCAGCAGCTGCTCAACAGGGGTGTCCGCCTCACTGAGTTGCTCAAACAGGGACAGTACT gcCCCATGGCCATTGAGGAGCAGGTGACAGTCATCTACGCTGGTGTCAGAGGTCACTTGGACAAGATGGACCCTTCCAAGATCACCAGGTTTGAGAAGGCCTTCCTTGTACACGTCCTCAGCCAGCACCAGGACCTGCTCACCACCATCAG GACCGATGGTATGATCTCACCGACAGCTGACGCCAAACTGAAGGAGATTGTGTTGACCTTCCTGTCCAGCTTTGAGTAA
- the LOC110525947 gene encoding E3 ubiquitin-protein ligase RNF165 isoform X2 produces MVLVHVGYLVLPVFGSVRNRGSLFNRQQHSHATSCRHFQLGPHAPLPIDFPMPHPGQPQSGINPHLAPSGHQHPPQLHSPLNPLPPTPQFQDLLVPPFLPQALHQQYLLQQQILEAQNRRIMPPSRRTPERMPHQSHRLRLGYEFVPALHVPPQPVGQQPRYLAEGTDWDLSVDAGLPPHQYHIRPLPQHFQHYLTSPRMHHFPRNSTSTQVVVHEIRNYPYPQLHLLALQGLNPSRHASAVRESYEELLQLEDRLGSVNRGAIQTTIERFTFPHKYKKRIPQDLKLGLEDEELDTDEKCTICLSMLEDGEDVRRLPCMHLFHQACVDQWLATSRKCPICRVDIETQLTPDS; encoded by the exons ATGGTTTTAGTGCATGTCGGATATCTGGTTCTTCCTGTATTTGGCTCAGTAAGAAATAGAG GATCCCTCTTTAACCGGCAGCAGCATAGCCATGCTACCTCTTGCCGGCACTTCCAGCTAGGCCCCCATGCCCCGCTGCCCATTGACTTCCCCATGCCCCACCCAGGTCAGCCCCAGTCGGGCATAAACCCCCACCTGGCTCCCTCTGGCCACCAGCATCCTCCCCAGCTCCACTCGCCCCTCAACCCCTTACCCCCCACACCCCAGTTCCAGGACCTCTTGGTCCCCCCTTTCCTACCTCAGGCCTTACACCAGCAATACCTCCTCCAACAGCAGATCCTAGAAGCCCAGAACCGCCGCATCATGCCACCTTCAAG ACGCACCCCAGAGAGAATGCCCCACCAGTCCCACAGACTGCGGCTGGGGTACGAGTTTGTTCCTGCCCTCCATGTCCCCCCACAGCCTGTTGGCCAGCAGCCTCGCTACCTGGCCGAAGGCACAGACTG GGACCTGAGTGTGGACGCGGGGCTGCCCCCCCACCAGTACCACATCCGCCCACTGCCCCAGCACTTTCAACACTACCTGACCTCTCCCCGGATGCATCACTTCCCCAGGAACAGCACCTCCACCCAAGTG GTTGTCCATGAGATCAGAAACTACCCGTATCCTCAGTTACACCTGCTGGCCCTGCAGGGCCTCAACCCCTCCCGCCATGCATCCGCTGTGAGAGAGAGCTACGAG GAGCTACTGCAGCTGGAGGACAGGTTGGGCAGTGTGAACCGAGGGGCCATCCAGACCACTATTGAAAGGTTCACCTTCCCTCACAAATACAAGAAG AGAATACCCCAGGACCTGAAGCTAGGGCTGGAGGACGAGGAACTGGATACAGATGAGAAGTGTACTATCTGTCTATCAATgctggaggatggagaggatgtcAG GAGATTACCCTGCATGCACCTCTTCCACCAGGCGTGTGTTGACCAATGGCTGGCCACCAGTAGGAAATGCCCCATATGCCGCGTGGACATTGAGACACAGTTGACACCAGACAGCTGA
- the LOC110525945 gene encoding phospholipid phosphatase 1: MFEAGRIPLVLLDVTCFILVGLPFVILTPQHNPFNRGFFCNDESIRYPLKEDTISYQLLGGVMIPFTLIVVVSGECLGVYMTHIKTKSSLGTNYVARIYKAVGSFLFGAAASQSLTDIAKYSIGRLRPHFLAVCKPMWDRINCIAGGYIENFTCTGDKNMVDEARLSFFSGHSSFSMYCMLFLALYIQARLQTEWARLLRPTIQFFLMATSIYVGLSRVSDYKHHWNDVLTGLLLGAIVAILTVFCVSDFFKTPVDPVEIQEETSHPSLQDNPANGIHYGSTE, translated from the exons ATGTTTGAGGCTGGTAGAATCCCTCTCGTCCTTCTCGACGTAACCTGCTTTATCCTCG tcggGCTTCCCTTTGTGATCCTCACCCCTCAGCACAATCCCTTCAACAGGGGTTTCTTCTGTAATGATGAGTCCATCAGATACCCCCTGAAAGAGGACACCATATCCTACCAGTTACTGGGGGGAGTCATGATCCCTTTCACACTGATTGTG GTAGTCAGTGGTGAGTGCCTTGGCGTCTATATGACTCATATAAAGACCAAATCATCCTTGGGGACTAACTACGTGGCGCGCATCTACAAAGCAGTGGGCAGCTTCCTGTTCGGGGCTGCTGCTAGCCAATCACTGACGGACATTGCCAAGTACTCGATTGGTCGTCTGCGTCCCCACTTCCTGGCTGTGTGTAAGCCTATGTGGGACCGTATCAACTGCATTGCTGGAGGCTACATCGAGAACTTCACCTGTACTGGGGACAAAAACATGGTGGATGAGGCCAG ACTTTCCTTTTTTTCTGGTCACTCATCCTTCTCTATGTACTGTATGCTGTTCCTAGCA cTGTACATCCAGGCCAGACTGCAGACAGAGTGGGCCAGGCTCCTCAGACCCACCATCCAGTTCTTCCTGATGGCAACGTCCATCTACGTCGGGCTGTCACGCGTCTCAGACTACAAACACCACTGGAATGACGTACTTACTGGCCTCCTGCTGGGGGCGATAGTTGCGATACTCACG GTGTTCTGTGTGTCCGATTTCTTCAAGACGCCTGTTGATCCAGTAGAGATACAAGAGGAGACGTCCCACCCCAGTCTACAGGACAACCCTGCAAATGGGATCCACTACGGAAGCACAGAATGA